In the genome of Macellibacteroides fermentans, one region contains:
- the porE gene encoding PorE family type IX secretion system protein — MKYCFLSYLWLLLVALVLFSCKSAKLSDAEEKHRIGEYYEAAAIYRKVYTKTKPQNRDLRGYIAFRMAECNRIINNTPRASSAYMNAIRYNYPDSIAILRLAQMLHKTGKYGDAIKQYEAFLKLNPQNKLALNGINGCLLAPEWKKTPTRYTVKKMDKFNSRRSEFSPMFYGSNFDQLYFASSRTKDKESKISAITGLGNNNFYLAKKNEKGEWLAPEEIEDEVNTEFDEGTPSFSADGRSMYYTYCSQDPESSRTAEVYVSSRSNAKWGKGVKVQLLKDSVTTLAHPSISPDGKYLFFVSDAMGGYGGKDIYRARAIGNDFGPIENLGPQINTEGDEVFPYVRDSVTLYFASDGHPGMGGLDLYKATRTPDGKWEIENMQTPINSAADDFGITFAGTKETGFFSSNRNDARGNDHLFSFDLPSITVQIEGIVSDADEYPIEDAVIRIVGKDGLNEKVMAKKDGSYKVELKRNNSYVMMASARGYLNQNFELVTSAEEKNETYIVDFFLSPISKPVLIENIFYDFDKASLRPDSKTALNELIKMLNDNPNITIELAAHTDRKGSIEYNESLAQRRAQSVVDYLIAGGIEKERLEAKGYGKNMPKEINKKMARSFDFLKEGDKLTEEFILNLPPEQQDIADQINRRTEFKVLRTNYKLY; from the coding sequence ATGAAGTATTGTTTTTTGTCTTATTTATGGCTTCTACTTGTAGCCTTAGTTCTCTTCTCCTGTAAATCGGCTAAGCTGAGTGATGCAGAAGAAAAACATCGTATTGGCGAATATTATGAAGCAGCAGCCATATACCGTAAAGTATACACAAAAACAAAACCTCAAAATCGGGATCTAAGAGGATATATCGCCTTCCGAATGGCGGAGTGCAACCGGATAATAAACAACACACCGCGAGCATCAAGTGCATATATGAATGCAATACGCTACAACTACCCAGACAGTATAGCTATACTCAGATTGGCCCAAATGCTTCATAAAACAGGTAAATATGGGGATGCTATCAAGCAATACGAAGCATTCTTAAAATTAAATCCGCAAAATAAATTAGCACTGAACGGAATCAATGGATGCCTGCTTGCTCCTGAATGGAAAAAAACACCTACCCGATATACTGTAAAAAAGATGGATAAATTCAACTCCCGGCGGAGTGAATTCAGTCCCATGTTTTACGGCAGCAATTTTGACCAACTCTATTTCGCATCTTCCAGAACAAAAGATAAAGAGAGCAAGATCAGCGCTATAACCGGACTTGGGAATAACAATTTCTATCTGGCAAAAAAAAATGAGAAAGGCGAGTGGCTTGCTCCCGAAGAGATCGAGGATGAAGTTAATACAGAGTTTGATGAAGGAACACCCTCATTCAGCGCTGATGGAAGATCCATGTATTATACGTATTGTTCGCAAGATCCTGAATCTTCCAGAACAGCCGAAGTCTATGTTTCTTCACGTAGTAATGCCAAATGGGGAAAGGGTGTAAAAGTTCAATTATTGAAAGATTCGGTCACAACCCTTGCCCATCCTTCCATTTCACCAGATGGGAAATATCTTTTTTTTGTATCTGATGCCATGGGTGGCTATGGAGGTAAAGATATATACAGGGCACGTGCCATAGGGAATGATTTTGGACCGATAGAAAACCTGGGTCCTCAGATCAATACAGAAGGTGATGAGGTATTTCCATATGTAAGAGATTCCGTTACACTCTATTTTGCTTCAGACGGACATCCGGGCATGGGAGGCTTAGATTTATATAAGGCAACCCGAACTCCTGATGGAAAATGGGAGATTGAAAATATGCAGACTCCTATAAATTCTGCAGCGGACGACTTCGGAATAACCTTTGCCGGCACAAAAGAGACGGGTTTTTTCAGTTCCAACAGAAATGATGCCAGAGGAAATGATCATCTTTTCTCATTCGATCTGCCTTCAATAACAGTACAAATTGAAGGTATCGTATCTGATGCGGATGAATATCCCATAGAAGATGCTGTTATACGGATTGTTGGCAAAGACGGATTAAATGAAAAAGTAATGGCCAAGAAAGATGGCTCTTATAAAGTAGAGTTAAAACGTAATAATTCGTATGTTATGATGGCTAGCGCCAGAGGCTATCTTAATCAGAATTTCGAACTGGTGACTTCTGCGGAAGAAAAAAACGAAACCTACATAGTAGACTTCTTCCTCTCACCCATATCCAAACCTGTTTTAATTGAAAATATCTTCTATGATTTTGACAAAGCCAGCTTACGGCCAGACTCAAAAACGGCGCTCAATGAGTTAATAAAAATGTTGAATGATAACCCGAATATAACGATTGAACTCGCAGCCCATACAGACCGGAAAGGGAGTATCGAGTACAACGAGTCGCTGGCTCAGCGCAGAGCCCAGTCGGTGGTAGATTACCTGATAGCCGGAGGCATAGAAAAGGAGAGACTTGAAGCTAAAGGATATGGAAAAAATATGCCTAAGGAAATTAATAAAAAAATGGCACGAAGTTTCGACTTTCTGAAAGAGGGGGACAAACTAACAGAAGAATTTATTCTGAATCTGCCACCCGAACAACAAGATATCGCTGATCAGATTAACCGTCGTACCGAATTTAAAGTCTTAAGAACGAATTACAAATTATATTAA
- a CDS encoding NAD(P)/FAD-dependent oxidoreductase: protein MDTKKKIVIVGSGFAGIRLVNELDEKLFEITLLDKLNNHQFQPLLYQVATAQIDPSSISFPLRSVFKKKKNIHIRIAEVSKVDREQKEVITNIGNFAYDYLVIGTGCKSNFFGNTQIENHSLTLKSTSDAIAIRNHILLTFERIISASEQEKERLLNILIVGAGPTGVELAGAFAEIKNTVLPKDYPDIDFKKLKIILVEGSQNTLNNMSDTAKNASQKYLQEMGVVVRTGLHMTSYDGEIAVFNNGEEIKTGTVIWAAGITGNAIEGLPENTIVRGNRIHVDRYNRVLGCVDVFAIGDIAYMETPKYPNGHPQLANVAINQAIRLAKNLKAIEQNKDLIEFEYKDLGSMATIGNHKAVVDLPFIKFEGYFAWIVWMFLHLMLILTIKNKLIIFLNWAWRYFTKDNSLRLILPPVNNNKL, encoded by the coding sequence ATGGATACAAAGAAAAAGATTGTTATTGTAGGAAGCGGGTTTGCAGGCATCAGGCTAGTAAATGAATTAGATGAAAAATTGTTTGAAATCACGCTTTTAGACAAGCTGAACAACCATCAGTTCCAACCTCTGCTTTATCAGGTTGCCACAGCTCAGATAGACCCTTCCAGCATTTCTTTCCCTCTTAGAAGCGTATTTAAAAAGAAAAAGAATATTCATATAAGAATTGCAGAAGTAAGCAAAGTAGACAGGGAACAGAAAGAAGTGATCACAAATATTGGAAACTTTGCCTATGATTATTTAGTAATCGGAACTGGGTGTAAATCAAATTTCTTTGGCAATACTCAGATTGAGAATCATTCGCTCACGCTAAAATCAACCTCTGATGCGATTGCGATACGAAATCATATTTTACTCACATTCGAACGCATCATTTCGGCTTCAGAGCAGGAAAAGGAGAGATTACTGAATATACTTATTGTTGGAGCAGGACCAACCGGAGTGGAACTTGCCGGCGCCTTTGCTGAAATCAAGAATACCGTTTTACCGAAAGACTATCCGGATATTGATTTCAAAAAATTGAAAATTATACTTGTAGAAGGAAGTCAGAATACCCTGAACAATATGAGTGACACGGCCAAGAATGCCTCCCAAAAATATCTTCAAGAGATGGGAGTGGTTGTGAGAACCGGATTGCATATGACTAGTTATGACGGAGAAATTGCAGTATTTAATAACGGAGAAGAGATAAAAACAGGAACAGTAATATGGGCAGCAGGTATTACAGGTAATGCTATAGAAGGATTACCAGAGAATACAATCGTACGAGGAAATAGAATACATGTTGACCGTTACAACAGAGTACTGGGTTGTGTCGACGTATTTGCCATTGGAGATATCGCCTATATGGAAACTCCTAAATACCCCAATGGACATCCGCAACTTGCCAATGTAGCCATTAATCAAGCTATACGTCTGGCAAAAAATCTAAAAGCCATAGAGCAGAACAAGGACCTTATTGAGTTTGAATATAAAGACTTGGGTTCAATGGCAACTATCGGGAATCATAAAGCGGTAGTAGATTTACCATTCATTAAATTTGAGGGGTATTTTGCATGGATTGTCTGGATGTTTTTACATCTGATGCTGATACTCACAATTAAAAATAAATTGATAATTTTCTTAAACTGGGCATGGAGGTATTTTACAAAAGATAATTCATTACGATTGATACTTCCTCCGGTAAATAACAATAAACTTTAA
- the pfkA gene encoding 6-phosphofructokinase, protein MTTIKCIGILTSGGDAPGMNAAVRAVTRCAIYNDIEVKGIYRGYKGLITGEIEQFKTQNVSNIIQRGGTILKTARCQEFRTPEGRKQAYDKLKEEGIDALVVIGGDGTLTGARIFAQEFNYPIVGLPGTIDNDLFGTDVTIGYDTALNTIMECVDKIRDTATSHDRLFFIEVMGRDAGFLALNGAVAAGAEAAIIPEIAMEKDQLAETIESGFRKSKNSSIVLVAESEVTGGAMGVAERVKREYPSFDVRVTILGHLQRGGSPTAQDRILASRMGIAAIDALLDDQRNVMIGIQNDQIVYVPFSKAIKNDKPINRDLLDAVRILSL, encoded by the coding sequence ATGACAACTATCAAATGTATTGGTATTTTAACTTCCGGTGGTGATGCCCCGGGGATGAATGCTGCGGTACGTGCAGTAACTCGTTGTGCAATATATAACGATATTGAAGTTAAAGGAATTTACCGTGGATACAAAGGATTGATTACAGGCGAAATTGAACAGTTTAAAACTCAAAATGTAAGCAATATAATCCAACGGGGTGGCACAATTCTGAAGACGGCTCGTTGCCAGGAATTCAGAACCCCTGAAGGTCGTAAACAAGCTTATGATAAATTAAAGGAAGAGGGAATTGATGCGCTGGTTGTAATTGGTGGTGACGGAACCCTTACCGGCGCAAGGATATTTGCACAGGAATTCAATTATCCTATCGTAGGTTTGCCAGGTACAATTGATAATGATTTATTTGGTACGGATGTAACGATTGGTTACGACACAGCTTTAAATACAATTATGGAGTGTGTCGACAAAATCAGAGACACCGCAACTTCGCACGATCGGTTGTTTTTTATTGAGGTTATGGGTCGCGATGCCGGATTCCTTGCATTAAATGGTGCAGTTGCCGCAGGAGCTGAAGCTGCTATTATTCCGGAAATTGCTATGGAAAAGGATCAATTGGCTGAAACCATTGAAAGCGGTTTTCGTAAATCTAAAAACAGTAGCATCGTTTTGGTTGCCGAAAGCGAAGTAACCGGAGGTGCTATGGGTGTAGCCGAACGTGTAAAAAGGGAATATCCTTCTTTTGATGTTCGTGTAACCATTCTTGGCCATTTACAACGAGGAGGTTCTCCAACAGCACAGGATCGTATCCTGGCCAGTCGTATGGGTATTGCTGCGATTGATGCGTTATTGGACGACCAGCGAAATGTTATGATCGGTATTCAAAACGATCAGATTGTATATGTACCTTTCTCCAAGGCTATCAAAAACGACAAACCTATCAATCGGGATTTGCTTGATGCCGTTCGGATTCTGTCTCTGTAA
- a CDS encoding 4-hydroxy-3-methylbut-2-enyl diphosphate reductase: protein MIEVEIDNGSGFCFGVVNAIGSAERELSSTDKLYVLGDIVHNSQEVERLQHQGLETIEHADLTSLKGKKVLLRAHGEPPSTYQIAKENDITIVDATCPVVLQLQRKIHKRYMETRSEDVQLVIYGKKGHAEVNGLVGQTDGTAIVVEKVEDLEQLDFTKGIVLFSQTTKPLQGFQDIIAFIKERIADDVKFENFDTICRQVTNRIPNIKVFAPKHDFIYFVAGKKSSNGKVLFEECRKANPNTIFISEAAEITEPLPAWVKSVGVCGATSTPKWLMEEVAGKIKSMNP, encoded by the coding sequence ATGATAGAAGTAGAAATAGATAATGGATCGGGCTTTTGTTTTGGTGTGGTAAACGCGATAGGAAGTGCCGAGCGTGAGTTGTCTTCGACAGATAAGTTATATGTACTGGGAGACATCGTTCATAACAGTCAGGAGGTAGAACGCCTGCAGCATCAGGGTTTAGAAACAATTGAGCATGCAGATCTGACCTCGCTTAAAGGTAAGAAAGTGCTGCTTCGGGCACACGGGGAACCGCCTTCCACTTATCAGATAGCGAAGGAAAACGATATTACGATTGTTGATGCAACATGTCCGGTAGTGTTGCAGTTACAGCGTAAAATACATAAGCGGTATATGGAAACCCGCTCTGAGGATGTACAGCTTGTAATTTACGGCAAGAAAGGACACGCCGAGGTAAATGGCCTTGTTGGACAAACCGATGGTACAGCCATTGTTGTAGAAAAGGTGGAGGATTTGGAACAGCTCGACTTTACAAAAGGAATAGTCTTGTTTTCTCAAACCACTAAACCACTACAAGGGTTTCAGGATATAATTGCTTTTATTAAGGAGCGAATTGCTGATGATGTGAAATTTGAGAATTTTGATACGATATGCCGACAGGTTACCAATCGTATTCCAAATATAAAAGTTTTTGCTCCTAAACATGATTTTATTTATTTCGTTGCAGGTAAAAAGAGTTCGAATGGAAAGGTATTGTTTGAAGAATGCCGGAAGGCCAACCCAAATACCATTTTTATATCAGAAGCTGCAGAGATTACAGAACCGCTGCCTGCTTGGGTAAAGAGTGTGGGGGTCTGCGGGGCCACATCCACGCCTAAATGGCTTATGGAAGAAGTTGCAGGTAAAATAAAGTCGATGAATCCGTGA
- the cmk gene encoding (d)CMP kinase — protein sequence MEKKIVIAVDGYSSCGKSTMAKDLAKEIGYIYIDSGAMYRAVTLYCLQNEIIENGVVDEVRLRSAMNQIHISFQMNNESGKPDTYLNGVNVEKEIRGMEVANHVSTIAAIGFVRQAMVEKQQEMGQQKGVVMDGRDIGTVVFPNAELKIFVTASPEVRAQRRYDEMMAKGEPAIFEDVLANVKKRDLIDTTRAESPLCRAEDALELDNSHLSIAEQKAWLLVQFNRVTRE from the coding sequence ATGGAGAAGAAAATTGTAATTGCAGTAGATGGGTACTCTTCTTGTGGGAAAAGTACGATGGCTAAAGATTTGGCAAAAGAGATCGGATATATTTATATAGATAGCGGAGCCATGTACAGAGCGGTGACTCTTTATTGTCTGCAAAATGAAATTATTGAAAATGGGGTGGTTGACGAAGTCCGCTTAAGGTCGGCAATGAATCAAATTCATATTTCATTTCAGATGAATAATGAAAGTGGCAAACCCGATACCTACCTTAACGGAGTAAACGTTGAAAAGGAGATACGAGGAATGGAGGTTGCCAATCATGTAAGTACCATTGCAGCCATAGGCTTTGTTAGGCAGGCTATGGTTGAGAAGCAACAGGAAATGGGACAGCAAAAAGGAGTTGTCATGGATGGACGCGATATCGGGACCGTGGTATTCCCTAATGCTGAACTTAAGATTTTTGTTACCGCATCACCGGAGGTGAGGGCTCAAAGACGGTACGACGAAATGATGGCGAAGGGAGAGCCTGCTATATTTGAAGATGTGCTTGCAAATGTGAAAAAAAGAGATCTTATAGATACAACGAGAGCTGAAAGTCCATTGTGCAGAGCTGAAGACGCACTGGAACTTGATAATTCTCATTTGTCTATCGCTGAACAAAAGGCGTGGTTACTTGTTCAATTTAACAGAGTAACAAGAGAATAA
- the porQ gene encoding type IX secretion system protein PorQ: protein MRNILLMLLFTLVAGSLHAQEGEEVFTFLRFPSSSRANALGGHTVSLIETDPSLIFHNPALLGGEMDQMVNLNYMNYIADINVASALYVKAIAERSTIALGAHYINYGQFDETSVGNELIGRFSANDICLNGFYAYDLTDFLRGGVTLKFLYSSLEKYTSIGLGVDVGLSYYNPDKGFSAGFTLKNMGAQLKAYNEDRLRLPWDVQIGFTKKMNHAPFRLSVTGMYLNKWKFSSVDGVNKVEDSFVKTFSKHLVFGVDFIPIQNFWLGVGFNPKANADMKLQNGNKLGGFSMGAGVKVNRFDVGVSVARYHPSATSLMLSFSMFLGDIAP, encoded by the coding sequence ATGAGAAATATTCTTCTGATGCTTTTATTTACTCTTGTTGCGGGATCGCTTCATGCTCAAGAGGGAGAAGAGGTTTTTACTTTTCTTCGTTTTCCTTCGTCTTCAAGAGCAAATGCTTTAGGCGGACATACTGTTTCATTAATTGAAACAGATCCTTCGTTGATTTTTCATAATCCTGCATTATTGGGAGGCGAAATGGATCAAATGGTGAATCTGAATTATATGAATTATATTGCCGACATCAATGTGGCAAGTGCTCTTTACGTTAAAGCTATTGCTGAAAGAAGTACGATTGCCCTTGGTGCTCATTATATAAATTACGGGCAATTTGATGAAACGTCGGTAGGTAATGAGCTCATTGGCCGGTTTTCAGCCAATGATATTTGTTTGAATGGCTTTTATGCTTATGATCTGACCGATTTTTTGCGTGGGGGGGTGACTCTTAAATTTCTTTACTCTTCTTTAGAAAAATATACATCAATCGGCTTGGGGGTAGATGTTGGACTGAGTTATTATAATCCCGATAAGGGATTTTCTGCCGGATTTACGCTAAAAAATATGGGGGCTCAGCTTAAAGCATATAATGAAGATCGGTTGCGTTTGCCCTGGGATGTGCAAATTGGATTCACAAAAAAAATGAATCATGCCCCGTTCCGGCTTTCAGTTACAGGTATGTATTTAAATAAATGGAAATTTTCGTCTGTTGACGGTGTCAATAAAGTGGAGGATAGCTTTGTTAAAACATTCTCAAAGCATCTGGTTTTTGGGGTTGATTTTATTCCTATCCAGAATTTTTGGTTGGGAGTGGGCTTTAATCCAAAAGCTAATGCAGATATGAAATTGCAGAATGGTAATAAACTTGGCGGATTTTCGATGGGGGCCGGAGTAAAAGTGAACCGGTTCGATGTAGGTGTATCAGTTGCCCGTTATCATCCGTCTGCTACCTCCTTGATGCTTAGTTTTTCTATGTTCCTTGGAGATATTGCTCCCTGA
- a CDS encoding energy transducer TonB, whose product MEIKKSPKADLEKGKMTSLLMGMVVGLAILFVAFEWSNRDVKVAQDQGVADVIAEEQIEITRPENTPPPPPPPPAPVVTEVLNVVEDDVDLEQQDIVTSEDNQKAAQTQTYVAPKVVEEEEESSQPIFTVVETMPQFPGGDAALLQFLAKSIKYPVIAQENGIQGRVICAFVVNRDGSIVDAEVLRGVDPSLDKEALRVINTMPKWSPGKQRGKPVRVKYTVPITFRLQ is encoded by the coding sequence ATGGAAATCAAAAAATCACCGAAAGCAGACCTGGAAAAAGGCAAAATGACATCCCTGCTAATGGGTATGGTTGTTGGCCTTGCTATTCTGTTCGTTGCATTCGAATGGAGTAACAGAGATGTAAAGGTTGCACAAGATCAAGGTGTTGCTGATGTTATTGCAGAGGAGCAGATTGAAATTACTCGTCCGGAAAACACTCCTCCTCCTCCTCCTCCTCCCCCTGCTCCGGTTGTAACCGAAGTATTGAACGTTGTGGAAGATGATGTGGATCTTGAACAACAAGATATTGTAACTTCTGAAGATAACCAGAAAGCAGCTCAGACACAAACCTATGTTGCACCTAAAGTTGTAGAAGAAGAAGAAGAATCTTCACAGCCTATCTTTACTGTTGTAGAAACTATGCCTCAGTTCCCTGGTGGTGACGCTGCATTGCTACAGTTCCTTGCTAAATCTATCAAATATCCGGTTATAGCACAGGAAAACGGTATTCAAGGTCGTGTAATTTGTGCATTCGTTGTAAACAGAGACGGTTCTATCGTAGATGCAGAAGTGCTTCGTGGTGTAGACCCATCTTTGGATAAAGAGGCTCTTCGCGTAATCAACACGATGCCTAAATGGTCTCCTGGAAAGCAAAGAGGAAAACCTGTACGTGTTAAGTATACAGTGCCTATTACTTTCAGACTTCAATAG
- a CDS encoding polyprenyl synthetase family protein, translated as MYSFKETLNRIENEVSQLRFSRHPQSLYAPIEYILEIGGKRIRPALTLLACNLFDEDVDKAILPALGIEVFHNFTLLHDDLMDQADKRRNRPTVHKVWNANTAILSGDAMMIYAYQLIAEAPSKKLSEVINLFSKTALEICEGQQLDMEFETRDDVTVAEYIEMIRLKTAVLLACSLKLGAIIGGASEKDASLLYDFGIQIGLAFQLQDDLLDVYGNPETFGKNIGGDILCNKKTFLLTNAYKLANTNQLDELNRWMNSREFIASEKISAITQLYDKMGIRKLTEEKIQDFFAKGMEALESISAESSKKVILKEVANNLMFREV; from the coding sequence ATGTATTCATTTAAAGAAACACTTAATAGAATAGAAAATGAAGTATCCCAACTTCGTTTTTCCAGACACCCTCAATCCTTATATGCACCGATTGAATATATTCTTGAGATAGGGGGAAAGCGAATCAGGCCGGCACTTACACTTCTTGCCTGCAACCTATTTGACGAAGATGTTGATAAAGCAATACTACCAGCTCTGGGCATCGAGGTATTCCATAACTTCACTTTGCTGCATGACGATCTGATGGATCAGGCTGATAAAAGAAGAAACAGGCCTACCGTACATAAAGTATGGAATGCAAATACGGCAATCTTGTCTGGAGATGCCATGATGATCTATGCATACCAGCTGATTGCCGAAGCACCTTCAAAAAAATTAAGTGAGGTAATAAACTTATTTTCAAAAACGGCTCTCGAAATCTGCGAAGGTCAGCAGCTGGACATGGAATTTGAAACAAGAGACGATGTTACAGTAGCAGAATATATCGAAATGATCCGGCTTAAAACAGCTGTTCTACTTGCTTGCAGCTTAAAACTTGGGGCGATAATCGGAGGAGCTTCAGAGAAAGACGCATCTCTTCTTTATGATTTTGGAATTCAAATCGGTCTGGCTTTTCAACTTCAGGATGATCTGCTGGATGTATATGGCAACCCGGAAACATTTGGCAAAAACATAGGGGGTGATATCTTATGTAATAAAAAAACGTTTTTACTAACGAATGCCTATAAACTTGCAAACACGAATCAGTTGGATGAGTTAAACAGATGGATGAACAGCCGGGAATTTATTGCTTCAGAAAAAATTTCAGCCATTACCCAACTATATGATAAGATGGGAATCCGCAAACTCACAGAAGAAAAAATACAGGATTTCTTTGCAAAAGGGATGGAAGCACTTGAATCGATAAGCGCAGAATCATCTAAAAAAGTAATTCTAAAAGAGGTTGCCAACAATCTTATGTTTAGAGAGGTATGA
- a CDS encoding TatD family hydrolase: MNLIDTHSHLYAEEFDENRDLLIHEAIESGIDKILLPNIDSTSIDRMFSLCDAYTGFVFPMMGLHPTSVDCNYEKELEQIQSLLEIREYCAIGEIGIDLYWDKTYLKEQEIVFEEQLRWAVKMNLPVAIHTREAFPEVLQCIHNVGNDKLSGVFHSFTGNEKELDAVLELNNFKIGINGVVTYKNSTLREVLKRTSIDKIVLETDAPYLPPVPYRGKTNLPIYIWKTAEKIAEIFGLSVKETVEITRNNTLELFKIVNK; the protein is encoded by the coding sequence ATGAATCTGATAGATACCCACAGCCACTTATATGCTGAAGAGTTTGATGAAAACAGAGATCTTTTGATTCATGAAGCTATAGAATCCGGGATAGATAAGATATTACTTCCCAATATTGATTCGACATCAATTGATCGCATGTTTTCTCTCTGCGACGCTTATACCGGCTTTGTATTTCCTATGATGGGGCTTCATCCAACTAGTGTTGATTGCAACTATGAAAAAGAATTGGAACAAATTCAGTCTTTATTAGAGATAAGAGAATACTGTGCGATTGGAGAAATAGGAATAGATCTCTACTGGGATAAAACCTACCTGAAAGAACAAGAAATTGTTTTTGAGGAGCAGCTGCGTTGGGCTGTAAAAATGAATTTACCGGTAGCGATACATACAAGAGAAGCATTTCCCGAAGTTTTACAATGTATCCACAATGTTGGTAACGACAAGCTGAGCGGGGTATTTCACAGCTTCACCGGAAATGAAAAAGAGTTAGACGCCGTTCTGGAGTTAAATAACTTTAAAATTGGCATCAATGGAGTGGTAACCTATAAAAATTCCACATTACGGGAAGTCTTAAAAAGAACCTCTATAGATAAAATTGTATTAGAAACAGATGCACCCTATTTGCCTCCGGTACCCTACAGAGGAAAAACCAATCTTCCAATATACATTTGGAAGACAGCCGAAAAAATTGCAGAGATTTTTGGATTAAGTGTTAAAGAAACTGTAGAAATTACCAGAAACAACACATTGGAATTATTTAAAATAGTTAATAAATAA
- a CDS encoding MotA/TolQ/ExbB proton channel family protein, translating to MKKLFAIIAFLGLFTLGISNAAMAQDEAAPQTEQAADQSAVEGGIHKALKTKFIEGGADFMSLVAIALIFGLAFSLERIIYLSLADTNPSKLLKKIEEALEKGDVEGAKTIARETRGPIASIAYQGLMRIDQGVDIVEKSIISYGGVQGGLLEKNLSWITLFIAMAPSLGFLGTVVGMVMAFDKIQQVGDISPTVVAGGMKVALITTIGGLIVALILQVFYNYLLSKLEGILNKMEDASITLIDLVIKYNLKFKK from the coding sequence ATGAAGAAGTTATTTGCAATTATCGCATTCTTGGGTTTATTTACCCTGGGTATCTCTAATGCAGCAATGGCGCAGGATGAAGCTGCTCCTCAGACTGAACAAGCTGCTGACCAGTCAGCTGTTGAAGGTGGTATCCACAAGGCTTTAAAAACAAAATTTATTGAAGGTGGTGCCGACTTTATGAGCTTGGTTGCTATCGCTCTTATCTTTGGTTTGGCTTTTAGCTTGGAAAGAATTATCTATCTTAGTTTAGCTGATACAAACCCTTCAAAATTACTTAAGAAAATCGAAGAAGCTCTTGAAAAAGGTGATGTAGAAGGTGCAAAAACAATTGCTCGTGAAACAAGAGGACCAATTGCGTCTATTGCTTATCAAGGATTAATGAGAATCGACCAAGGTGTTGATATCGTTGAAAAGTCAATCATTTCATACGGTGGTGTACAAGGTGGTTTGCTTGAAAAGAACCTTTCTTGGATTACATTGTTTATTGCTATGGCTCCATCATTAGGTTTCTTGGGTACAGTAGTAGGTATGGTTATGGCTTTCGATAAAATCCAACAAGTAGGTGATATCAGCCCAACGGTTGTAGCAGGTGGTATGAAAGTGGCTTTGATCACAACAATCGGTGGTCTTATCGTTGCTTTGATTCTTCAGGTATTCTACAACTATTTGTTGAGCAAATTGGAAGGTATTTTGAACAAGATGGAAGATGCATCAATCACTTTGATTGACCTTGTTATTAAATACAACTTAAAATTCAAAAAATAA
- a CDS encoding biopolymer transporter ExbD: protein MARRKRKAPSINSSSSADIAFMLLIFFLITTSMDTDRGLARRLPPPVPKEQKDQDVDIKKRNLLVVLINSNNQILCGDQYVDIKQLKDLVKEFVQNPFNDEHKPEKVEEDVPFFGKVMITKNHIISLQNDRGTEYQAYIDVQNELARAYNELRNEISKEKFGKLFEALTEEQQDAVIQIYPQKISEAEPKNYGDKK from the coding sequence ATGGCTAGAAGAAAAAGAAAAGCTCCATCAATTAACAGCTCTTCATCTGCCGACATCGCTTTCATGTTGCTTATCTTTTTCCTTATTACTACTTCAATGGATACAGACCGTGGTTTGGCAAGACGTTTGCCACCTCCAGTACCCAAAGAACAAAAGGACCAGGATGTTGATATTAAAAAAAGAAATCTGCTTGTAGTACTGATTAACAGTAACAACCAAATTCTTTGCGGCGATCAATACGTCGATATCAAGCAATTGAAAGACCTTGTTAAAGAATTCGTTCAGAATCCTTTTAACGATGAGCATAAACCGGAAAAGGTTGAAGAAGATGTTCCATTCTTTGGAAAAGTAATGATTACTAAGAACCACATCATATCCTTGCAGAATGACCGTGGAACAGAGTATCAAGCATATATCGATGTTCAAAATGAGTTGGCGAGAGCTTATAACGAATTAAGAAATGAGATATCCAAAGAAAAGTTTGGAAAGTTATTTGAAGCTTTGACAGAAGAACAACAAGACGCTGTAATTCAGATTTATCCACAAAAGATATCTGAAGCAGAGCCTAAAAATTATGGAGATAAAAAGTAA